Part of the Candidatus Glassbacteria bacterium genome is shown below.
CTGCACTTTCCAGCCCGCAGCGTCCTGCTCCCGCGGAGTTGTCACTTCCCACTCGCCCCCCTCGCCTGCCAGCTCGATCGCGGGCTGCCCGGAGCGTTCGATTCTTACCCGGTCGGCCCCGGAGGTCTCGAAATCGACCACCTTGCGGTCCTGCATCGAGTGGAGACTTTGATTCAGTTTGGCCGCAGCTGAGCTATCCACCAACGCCACGCCGGGAAACGCATTGGAAGATGCGCAGTACAGGGTATCTCCCTCCGCGGGCGCGAACGAAACCCTGCCCGTGTCCCCGTTAGCGCTAAAACTGACAGTGAATGCCGGGGAGTCCAGAGCACGCTGGACAGCGGCCGGGGGACGGGCGATAAACGCCCTGGCCCGCAGGTCACGGAGGTCCCAGAGGAAATTGTCCAGTCCGGCTTTATCGAGACGCACCCCGGACGGTTCGGCGAAACTCCAGTCCCCGGCGCTGTCGCGTTCAGCGGTCCAGCTCCCGCTATCGCCGCTGTAGCTCACGGAGGTGACACTGTCCCGGTCGACACCCACCAGGGCCATGTCGCGCAGACGCGCGGGATCGCCGGCGAGCAGGTCGAAAAGGTCGGCGCCGGCCAGGAATATTTTATCCTCGGCTCCCAGCCTGGCGGCGTAGTAGCTCCCGTCGACATCCCGGGAGCCGAAGACGAGTCCGTAAAGTGCGCCGCCGCCGCCGCGTATTTCGACTGACATCACCGGCTGATCGAGACCATAGACCGCCGCTCCCTCCTCCGGCAGGGTATCCACGAATCCCTCTGCCTCGGCCCCGGCGAGCTTCTCGATGATCGCATCCACGCTGTCGAGCTCGGCGATCATCGCCTCCGGCGACTCCATCCGCCAGCGCCCGCCGCCGCGGACAAGCTCCAGGTTTTCAGCACCCGGACGACGTACAACCAGCCGGTCGACTTCGTCCTTGTCAAACTCCAGCAGGCTCTTGTCGCGCAACTGGAAAACAGTGCGGTCCAGGTCGCCCAGCAACCAGCTGTTGAGCAGCACCACCCGCTGAGGCTGCTCCGGGTTGAGCGCATAAATATACGTGTCGCCGGGGTTCTTGCTGCCGAGATGGAGAGCCTGCTCGCCGCCATCGGCCGTCGTTACCGCGAAAGATAGCTGGGGACTGTCCAGTCCGAAAATCGAGAGATCGGCCGCCGAGTCTACCACCACCCGGTTGCGGGAGGCGCCGGCGGCGCTGCGCAGCAGGCGGGCCACCGCCTCGCTGTCGGCCTCGGCCTGGATCGGCCGGGCCAGCAGCCAGCCGTCCGCTCCGCGCTCCAGCCGGAGAGTGTCCGGTTTCTGACCGGCCGAATCGGTCCGGCTGATGATCCTGAACGCGGCGGCGCTGTCCGGGCTGAACTGCAGCGCTTTCTTTTGCTGCTCCTCGCGCTCGCTGCGCTCGATCCCGCCCTTGTGCTCGTAGAAGTAGTAACCCAGGGCCAGGGCGGCGAAAATACCCAGATAGATCAGTGGTCTGCGGTCACTCATCGCTTCGATCTCCTGCGCACCCAGACGAAGATGCCGATAAAAATCACCGCGGCGGGCAGCGCCACCACGCTGACCAGCCCGATCAGCATCATCTGCCCCCTCTCCAGCGACAACGGTGTATTCTCGGACACCTTGGGGGCGATCGTGATCTCATCGGCCTGGCCGCCCAGCCAGCGCATTGTGTTGAGCAGCAGATCGCGGTTGCCGAGCTGGCCCAGGTAGCCGTCGACAAACAGGTGGCGGTCGCCGAAGACCACCAGCCGGGATTTTTTACCGTCTGCACCTTGACCGGCAATAGTCGAGTCGGCGGGAAAGCCCGATTCACCAGGAAGCGTTACCGCTACGGCCAGCGGTGCGGCCTGGCCCTCGTCCAGGGCCTGGTCCACCACGGCGTTGAAATCGCCTTGCAGGGCCGAATCGGTTACCGCCGCGCTTTTATCGCTGCTGCGCGCCAGCACGGTCACCTCTGCTCCGGCGGGCGGGGTCTCGGCCCTGTCGACCGTGCGGGCCATGTCGAACACGATACCGACCTCGAAAAAGCGGGTGATATCGTGGGACGGGTAGTCATCGGCCAGAAACGCGAACGGAGTGCCGGGCGCGCCCTTGAGCATGTCGATCACGACATTGTCTCCCACAGCCACCCCGTACTGAGCCAGGAACGAGACCAGCGTATCGGCCATGAACGGCTCGACCATGAACAGCACGCTCCCGCCGCCGGCGAGATAGCTTTCGATCGCGGACAGCTCGGCGGGCAGAAGGTTGGTCTGCGGTCCGGCGACAATCAGTACATCGCAGGAGTCGGGCACGCTCCGTCCGCCGGCCAGCACCAGCTCGCTTACGGGTCCGATCTGGTCCTCGATCGCTCCCACCGCCTCGCTCATGCTGTAGCCTTCATTCTCCAGGCCCAGCGACGGTTCGCCGTGGCCGGTGAGGTAGAATATCGTCCCGGCCTTGCCGGGAGTGCCGGAATCGAGCAGGTTGGCTATCGCCTGGGTGATCTTGGCTTCCTGCTCGCTGTAGATTTTCTCCTGCCGCTCGCCGTAGGTCAGGATCATCGCGCTGGTGCTGGTGATCCCGAGCTGCATGGCCAGCAGCGGGTTGCGGTCGATATCGACCATCTCGTATTTCAGCCTGTCGCTGTAGTAGACGTAGGTGTCCAGCAGGTCGGCCAGACCCTGCTTGCCGCGCAGGCCTGTCTCGCCGCGGTAGAAGACGTAGAGCTGAAGGTTCAGCGTATCCTGCTCCAGTTTTTCGAGCTGCTGACGGCTTTGCAGGGCAATCGTGTGGGTCTTGCTCTTGGTCAGGTCCAGACGGTAATGGTGCTTCTCGCTGAACAGTCCGGCCATCACCAGGATCCCGATAAACCCGGCGGTCATCACCAGGCTCGCCGCGCCACGGCGCGCCCCGCGGCCGGTGAATATTGTTGCCAGATCAGCGCGGTTGGCCACTGCATACCACGCCAGCGACGCCGCGCCGGCGGCGTAGAGCGCCAACGGCCACAGGCCCAGTCCGGCCTGGACCACCTGGAGGATATAGCCGGCGATCAACAGCATCAAACCCAAAACGAACAAAATGAATTTACTGGCAGCCATTTATGCTATCCCCTCCACATTTTCGATTCCAGCACCCGCAGGGTCAGGAACATCCACAGGAGCGTGAAACTCAGGTAGTAGACTACGTCGCGCGTATCGATCAGGCCCTCGGCGAAGTTGTTGAAGTGCTCCAGCACCGATAGATGGCGCAGGATGGGGCTGGTGCCTGTCCACTGGATAATCCAGAAGATGAGCAGCATGCCGAAGGTGGCGATGGCGGCGATAATCTGGTTCTCGGTCAGCGAGGAAATAAACAGCCCCAGCGCGATAAACGACATGCTCATCAGCGTCAGGCCGAGATAACCGCTGATCAAGGTCCCGGCCTCCGGTTCGGAATAGATTTCGATAAACAGCGGATAGACCAGCGTGGCCGCCAGCATGGCCGCGAACAGGCTGAACGCCGCCAGGAACTTGCCCAGCAGCAGGTCCAGATCGCTGAGGGGATAAGTGAACAGCAGTTCGGCCGTGCCCGATTTGCGCTCCTCGGCGAACGGCTTCATCGTGATCAGCGGCATGACGAACAGCATGATGACGCACATGTTGCCCAGCAGGGGACGGACCACGCTGCGGGTGACATTCAGGTTGCGCGGGCCGTACTGGCCCGGGTTCATCGAAGCCATGTTGAAATCGCCGATAAAGACCATGAAGAAGATGCCGGTCAGCAGCAGGAAGAACAGCATCACCACGTAGGCCACGGGCGAAGTGAAATAGCTTCGCAGTTCCCTGACGTATACAGGTAGAAAGTTCATCTCGGCTCGGCTCCTCTATGTATTCCTGGTGGTTATCTGGATGAATATCTCTTCCAGGCTCAACGAAACCGGCCGCAGCTCCAGCAACCCGCAGCCCTCGCCCACCACGCTTTCGGCCACCGCGCGGCGGATATCAGCTCCGGCCTCGGCGCTCACCATCAGTTCCACATCTCCGGCCTCGGACCTCTCGTCCGTTTCGCGCACACCGGTCACGCCGTCGAGCCGCTGAAGCCTGCCCTTGAGCGCATCGATATCCCCCTGGACCCGGACCAGCACGTTGCCGCCCGCGGCGGCCGAGCCGGTGAGGTTTTCCAGCGAGTCCTCGGCCACCAGCCGGCCTTCGTTGATGATAATCACCCGCTCGCAGATGGCGCTGACTTCCTGGAGAATATGCGTGCTGAGGATAATCGTGTGCTCGCCGCCGAACGATTTGATCAGCTCCCGGATTTCGATTATCTGGGCCGGGTCGAGACCGGTGGTGGGTTCGTCCATGATCAGCACCTCCGGCTCGTTGACAATCGCCTGGGCCAGGCCCACGCGCTGGCGGTAGCCCTTGCTGAGGCTGCCGATCAGGCGGTTGAGCACCTTGCTGAGCCCGCACTGGCCGGCCACCCGGTCGATCTTGGCGCGGACCTCCGGGCGCGGCACGCGCTTGGCCCGGGCCACGAACCGCAGGTACTCATCGACCGTCATGTCGTTGTAGAGCGACACGCTTTCCGGCAGGTAGCCGATCCGCCGCTTGAGTTCCAGCGGGTTTTTGTCCGCCTGGTAACCGGCCACCTCGGTGGTGCCGCTGCTGGCGGGCATGAAGCCGTTGAGGATTCTCATCGTGGTGGTTTTGCCCGCGCCGTTGGGTCCCAGGAACCCGACGATCTCTCCCTTGTTGACCCGGAAGGAGATGTCCTTGAGCGCGTGCACGTCGCCGTAGAACTTGTTAACCCTGTCGAGTTGGATCATTCAGTTCCCGCTCCTGCAAATTATGTTGAAAACAGATTGCACCGCGACAAACCGCGGGGTGATCGGTAATAACCACATAAGTACGGTATCTTGCCAGTGCGTTATTTACTGTACTCTAGAACAGCATATTTTTTCTGCTTCTGTTTCGGCAAAAGCAGCTAAACCAGTTGGGGGCCGCGAACTCGCATCTGCTCCCGCTGTTTTATTTACTCGGGAGTACACGATGAAAATACTCCGCCCCCACGTGCAAGGCAGCAGTCCCTGTCTCAGGGGTGAACTTTAAGTTCGCCCGCTCAATGCTCAATCTGTCCCGAGACATTCCGCACCCGGGAGCCGAATGAGATAAACTAAAACGTTTCCAAGCAGCGTGCCAGTCCATCGTTAACCAGCGGATCCGCCGGGCAAGGCTCAACCGGACCGGCCATGCCGGCCAGCCAACAGTGCCGCCGGTCTCGGGCGGGAGAAATTCGGATATTTTCGCTCCATTTGCGGCACAGCCCAGAAAGGAGCACAAAAAACGGCGGCCGGTCAGATTAAAAACCGGCCGCCGTCAGACTTAGGATATACCTGCAGGTTACTATTTTTCTTCTTCTTCGGGGTCTTCCTTTTCGGGTTCGTCACCTGAATCTTCGGGTTCGTCACCTGAATCTTCGGGTTCGTCACCTGAATCTTCGGGCTCGTCACCTGCATCTTCGGGTTTGTCACCTGAATCTTCGGGCTCGTCACCTGCATCTTCGGGTTTGTCACCTGCATCTTCGGGCTCGTCACCTGCATCTTCGGGTTCGTCACCTGCATCTTCAGGCTCGTCACCTGCATCTTCGGGTTTGTCACCTGCATCTTCAGGCTCGTCACCTGCATCTTCGGGTTCGTCACCTGCATCTTCGGGTTCGTCACCTGCATCTTCGGGTTTGTCACCTGCATCTTCGGGTTTGTCACCTGCATCTTCAGGCTCGTCACCTGCATCTTCAGGCTCGTCACCTGCATCTTCAGGCTCGTCACCTGCATCTTCGGGTTCGTCGATAACTTCTTCAGCTTCGGCCGGCTCGGTGACCCCGGTGTCGGCAGCGTCATCGACCACGGACACGTTGGCTGCCTGGGGGCCGCGCGGGCCCTCGACAACTTCAAACTCGACCGTCTGATTTTCGGCCAGGGTCTTGAAACCCTCCATGGTGATAGCAGTGTAATGTACGAAAATATCGCTACCCGATTCCTGCTCGATGAATCCGTAGCCCTTGGCGTCGTTAAACCATTTGACTTTTCCGCGAGGCATAATGCGTAACTCCTGACGATGAATTAACACTTCCCCGGCTCGTAGGCAGGGCCGGTGGATTAAAATCTAGAAAGTTAAGTTAACGGTTGATCGGCGGTACTGCAAGACTGTTCGCCAGCGAAAGAAAGTCCCCTCCGGATCTCGATCACCAAAGCCAGGTTACGCGAAACGGAAAGAAAGTGCAATTATCCGGAATATACCTGTCATTGTTTGAGATAAAAAAATAGCTGTCCGTTTTCAATCAGTCAACTGTTTCTCAAAAAAAGTAATGCAGATTCATCACTGCGGCTCTTTAGCGGAACCGGTAATCTGCTCATTATACCTGGCGCACCAGTTCGGCGCAAAGTACTCGGGCGGGAAAGATCCGCGCCCAGTATTTTTCGTAGCGCCTGACACTGAGACCGGAGATCAGCCTGCCTGCGACGGCACGCAAGCCGTTCCCGAAGCCCAGTTTCCGTCGCCGGTATATAAACTTTACCCCGGTATAGTCGGCTGGTTTCATCCCGTCAATAAAATAGTCCAGGCTGCCCCAGGTGAAAAAGCGGACGTGGGTCGGATCGCGGAAAGCGTCGGGGTGGGCGAAATACGGCACCTCGACCCGCAGAAGCCCGCCGGGGGCGAGCACGCGGTGGATCTCCTCCATCAGGCGCACGAGGTCCGGGACATGCTCCATGACGTGCTCGGCCACTATCTCGTCCACACTGCCGCTGGCCAACGGCAGGCCCTCGGACAACTCGGCCAGCAGGTCGGCCATGGCGGCCGGATAGCGGTCGAGACCGATCTGGCCGGGCAGCTTGCGGTTGCCGCAGCCCAGGTTTACCACCACAGGCTTGTCATCTTTCACTTCGTTTCCCTCTCTAGTACACTGATATTATCGGGTTGCACTCTCAAGAGCCGATAATGTCCCGTTCTTTTCCAGACGATAAAAAGAACTCTAATCTTTGCGCCACTAAGGCTTTAAGCAAGCGCTTGCTTTTTTAGCGGCTCTTAGTTTTCCCCCAGCCGAAACAAGTTCTTGAAATATTTAACCAGCTCGGTTTCCGTGCGCCCGGTGCGCTCCAGGCGCGCCGACTGCTCCATCTCGATATCCATCGCGTACCACTCGCGGTACGAGTACCACGACCAGCCCAGCCGCTCCTGCTCCAGGATCGAGATCATGTCCCTGATCCAGTCCCCCGCCCCGACAGCCCAGCGCGTGCAGCCGAACTCGCCGCACCACATTTTTGCGGCGTATTTGTCGCGCCAGTCAAGAGCGGGCTGGAGGTGCCGGCGGATTGTGGACTTGTCCCAGTACTCGCCCTGGATATGGCCGGGGTATTCGCGCTGCCGCCACTGCTCGTCGGTGGCTTTGAGCATCCCGCGGTTGCGCTGATGGGTGAAATCCATCGGGCCGTAGAAATGAAAACTGTAGACTGTGTTCCCGTCGCCGGTGGGCTCCAGATGCTCGTAACCGTAGGGCCAGCCCCAGCCGGGCGGCTCCATCACGATCGTGTGCAGGGTGTCGATCTCGCGGATGGCGGCGGTGAGCTTTTTTGCAAATGGCAACCAATGAGTGTTCGCCAAACTAGCATGCGGCTCGTTCATCAGGTCCCAGGCCACCCCGCGGGGATCATCGGCGTAACGGCGGACCACGGTGCGCCAGAAATCGAGATAGGCGTCCAGGTAGGATTCGTCGGAGAAAAACGCATCGTTGTCCTCGAACGCGGCGCTGAAGGAGAGGATCGTGTAGAGTCCGGCGTCCAGGCAGATGTCAATCGTGCGGAAGACAGCGGCCACTTTTTCCGGATCGGGTTTGGCGGGCGGAGCGGGGATCAGGTTGTTGACCAGAATGCGCACCGAGTTACCACCCCAGTCGTCGACGAAGTGGTCGATATCTTCCTGCGTGATCCGGGGAACGATATTCATGCCGCGCAGACGGTGGCCGGGCCAGGCGGGGCCGTCGGCGCGCAGGTGGGCAGCCAGCAGAACGGCCGCCAGCAGAACGGTAACTGACAGGACTCTCATCATAGGCTCACGGGTAAAATAATGGTAATCTTGCGAAAGAGACTTTGTGATTATAGCAGAAACGGCTCAATAAATCGAGAGGGGGACCGTGAGCTTGATAAACAGCGCCCGGTCGCGGCGCTCGACCACCCTGGCCAGTTGCTCGTTCATCATCTCGAACCGGTCGGCCGTGTAGGCAATGTAGAGCGCGCCAAAGGGCGGACTGAACCGCCAGCCGAACAGGCCGTAGAGGTAGAGCCTGTCGTTGTTGGAGTTGTACTGGCTGGTAAGGCTCAGCCAGAGGTTGGGGGTGAAATTGTAAACGGCGCTCATGTCGTAAAGTTCAGTGCCCTGGCCGGTTGTGTCGGGCGAGAACCGTAACCAGGTAACTCCTGCGCTGAACGAAAGATTATCCAATGGTTTGAAAGCACCCCGCAACCGGGTGCGGTGAAAATCGCGGTCGAAATTGCGTCCCCAGATATGAAGCAGTCCCACGTTGTTCCAGCTTTGCTGGTTCCAGCCGCCCTCCACAAGCTGTGTGTGGTTGCGGAAACGCTTCTCGAACAGTTCCGTTTTGTAATTGCCGCCGTAACCGACCAGCCAGTTCGCAAGAAAAGTGATTCCGACCCAGCTGCGTACACGGACCAATTTTAGCGCGTCGCTGTGTCGCCAGGACACGTCGTTTCCCTGATTGAAGCTTATCTTCTCGATCCCATGCCGTCTGATCCAGTGCTCGCCGCTGAACCAGCTGAAGATGTCGCGATGGTCATCGTCGGGGATGAATCCGACCTGGTTGACGTTTTCCCGAAAGCCGGGATCGAAATTCACGTAGCCCAAGGTTCCCACGTAAAGCCCTTTATTATACGAAAGTCTCAGGGAGGAGGCGCTGGCAATATCTTCACCGTCCGACGGGAAACTTCCGACAAACTGGCCGCGCAGCCGGGTGCTTGTCGTGAGGTTAAGAGTCCCGTCTGTGCTCAGCACCCGCGCATAGCCGCCGTCCCAGCTGCGGCTGACCGCTGTCAGCCCTATATTGGAGGAACCGAAGATATCGCGCTGCAGGCGGACAACCTCCGTGTGAGCAGCCGGATCATCGCCGGTGGCGCGCTCATCGGCGCCCAGCACCGCGTAGTTGAACTTGCCCAGCCGGCCGTTGGTTTTCACTCCCCAGTCGATATCGCCGATCCGGCGGCTGTAGAACACGTTGATCGGGTTGCTGAACAGCTCGGCGCCCTCGAGGAAATAGAGTCTTTTCTCCGGGAAAAATGTTTCGTAGCGGGTCAAGTTGATAATCGTCAAGTCCGCCTCGACCGTAGCGAAATCCGGGTTCCAGGTGAGATTGCCGTCGAGCGAGTTGCCCAGCTTCAGCCGCAGGTCCGCCCCGCCGATCAGCTCGCTGCCGCCCGAGGAGGCGATCGTGCGGCGGCCGGCCGAGGGCTGGTTGGAGTCCAGGCCCACCATGTAAGGATAGAGCGTGGCCGAGAACAGCTTGTCGAACGCGGGCAGGCCGTGCAGGTCGCCGGACTGGGAGATCCGCCAGGCCACGTCGCGGTGCTGCCAGAAACTGGTCTCGAACAGCTCCGGGTAGTTGCGGCGGAAATTGATCCCCCAGACCAGGCCCTCGCCGCGGGGGATCCTCATCTCGGAGACCGGGATTTTCATCTCGCAGCTCCAGCCGACGCTGTCCTCGAAACTGGCCACTGTCCAGGGGCAGTCCCATTTCTTGTCGTTGGCCGCCCCGTCCTCGCCGATCCGGCCATCGACCTGGGTGCCCAGTGAGTTGGTGGAAAAGTAGTAGCAGTCGCGGCGGGTGTGGTAGGTATCGAGGTAGAGCGTGACCGCGTTGTCCTGGTCCATGTTGCCGTCGCGGGCGGTTATTTTGCTGTTAGCGGATGAGCCTGTAGGGTTAAAGCACCTGAACGCGGTGTAGATATGCTCGCTGTCATAGCCGATTGCCACCCTGGTTATCGCCCGGGGTTCCGCGCCGGGGTCGGGCTTAAGCTGGCTGAAATCGGTCTGCCAGTCCGCCGCCTGCCAGATGGGGTCATCCAA
Proteins encoded:
- a CDS encoding DUF4340 domain-containing protein, which translates into the protein MSDRRPLIYLGIFAALALGYYFYEHKGGIERSEREEQQKKALQFSPDSAAAFRIISRTDSAGQKPDTLRLERGADGWLLARPIQAEADSEAVARLLRSAAGASRNRVVVDSAADLSIFGLDSPQLSFAVTTADGGEQALHLGSKNPGDTYIYALNPEQPQRVVLLNSWLLGDLDRTVFQLRDKSLLEFDKDEVDRLVVRRPGAENLELVRGGGRWRMESPEAMIAELDSVDAIIEKLAGAEAEGFVDTLPEEGAAVYGLDQPVMSVEIRGGGGALYGLVFGSRDVDGSYYAARLGAEDKIFLAGADLFDLLAGDPARLRDMALVGVDRDSVTSVSYSGDSGSWTAERDSAGDWSFAEPSGVRLDKAGLDNFLWDLRDLRARAFIARPPAAVQRALDSPAFTVSFSANGDTGRVSFAPAEGDTLYCASSNAFPGVALVDSSAAAKLNQSLHSMQDRKVVDFETSGADRVRIERSGQPAIELAGEGGEWEVTTPREQDAAGWKVQNLFWDLIDIEFERVLGESASDSSAFGFDSPVAAVSIWQGDSLVARVALGDSLAGEASALVALRTLGDGRTFAVDAGILAEIPDSIEDLAEN
- a CDS encoding glycoside hydrolase family 5 protein; the protein is MMRVLSVTVLLAAVLLAAHLRADGPAWPGHRLRGMNIVPRITQEDIDHFVDDWGGNSVRILVNNLIPAPPAKPDPEKVAAVFRTIDICLDAGLYTILSFSAAFEDNDAFFSDESYLDAYLDFWRTVVRRYADDPRGVAWDLMNEPHASLANTHWLPFAKKLTAAIREIDTLHTIVMEPPGWGWPYGYEHLEPTGDGNTVYSFHFYGPMDFTHQRNRGMLKATDEQWRQREYPGHIQGEYWDKSTIRRHLQPALDWRDKYAAKMWCGEFGCTRWAVGAGDWIRDMISILEQERLGWSWYSYREWYAMDIEMEQSARLERTGRTETELVKYFKNLFRLGEN
- a CDS encoding ABC transporter permease subunit; amino-acid sequence: MNFLPVYVRELRSYFTSPVAYVVMLFFLLLTGIFFMVFIGDFNMASMNPGQYGPRNLNVTRSVVRPLLGNMCVIMLFVMPLITMKPFAEERKSGTAELLFTYPLSDLDLLLGKFLAAFSLFAAMLAATLVYPLFIEIYSEPEAGTLISGYLGLTLMSMSFIALGLFISSLTENQIIAAIATFGMLLIFWIIQWTGTSPILRHLSVLEHFNNFAEGLIDTRDVVYYLSFTLLWMFLTLRVLESKMWRG
- a CDS encoding ATP-binding cassette domain-containing protein, encoding MIQLDRVNKFYGDVHALKDISFRVNKGEIVGFLGPNGAGKTTTMRILNGFMPASSGTTEVAGYQADKNPLELKRRIGYLPESVSLYNDMTVDEYLRFVARAKRVPRPEVRAKIDRVAGQCGLSKVLNRLIGSLSKGYRQRVGLAQAIVNEPEVLIMDEPTTGLDPAQIIEIRELIKSFGGEHTIILSTHILQEVSAICERVIIINEGRLVAEDSLENLTGSAAAGGNVLVRVQGDIDALKGRLQRLDGVTGVRETDERSEAGDVELMVSAEAGADIRRAVAESVVGEGCGLLELRPVSLSLEEIFIQITTRNT
- a CDS encoding methyltransferase domain-containing protein, whose protein sequence is MKDDKPVVVNLGCGNRKLPGQIGLDRYPAAMADLLAELSEGLPLASGSVDEIVAEHVMEHVPDLVRLMEEIHRVLAPGGLLRVEVPYFAHPDAFRDPTHVRFFTWGSLDYFIDGMKPADYTGVKFIYRRRKLGFGNGLRAVAGRLISGLSVRRYEKYWARIFPARVLCAELVRQV
- a CDS encoding carbohydrate binding family 9 domain-containing protein, which translates into the protein MRNLVFVIPSVLLVLFLVSGLTAFAQDTGQFPRRSITAIEAETPPVIDGRLDDPIWQAADWQTDFSQLKPDPGAEPRAITRVAIGYDSEHIYTAFRCFNPTGSSANSKITARDGNMDQDNAVTLYLDTYHTRRDCYYFSTNSLGTQVDGRIGEDGAANDKKWDCPWTVASFEDSVGWSCEMKIPVSEMRIPRGEGLVWGINFRRNYPELFETSFWQHRDVAWRISQSGDLHGLPAFDKLFSATLYPYMVGLDSNQPSAGRRTIASSGGSELIGGADLRLKLGNSLDGNLTWNPDFATVEADLTIINLTRYETFFPEKRLYFLEGAELFSNPINVFYSRRIGDIDWGVKTNGRLGKFNYAVLGADERATGDDPAAHTEVVRLQRDIFGSSNIGLTAVSRSWDGGYARVLSTDGTLNLTTSTRLRGQFVGSFPSDGEDIASASSLRLSYNKGLYVGTLGYVNFDPGFRENVNQVGFIPDDDHRDIFSWFSGEHWIRRHGIEKISFNQGNDVSWRHSDALKLVRVRSWVGITFLANWLVGYGGNYKTELFEKRFRNHTQLVEGGWNQQSWNNVGLLHIWGRNFDRDFHRTRLRGAFKPLDNLSFSAGVTWLRFSPDTTGQGTELYDMSAVYNFTPNLWLSLTSQYNSNNDRLYLYGLFGWRFSPPFGALYIAYTADRFEMMNEQLARVVERRDRALFIKLTVPLSIY